The DNA segment GAGTCGGCGGTGATCGTCGACCCGGCCGAGCAGCAGAATTGCGAGCAGGTGTTCTTCGCCGCCACCGTCACCGTCTGCGACGCCGACGGCACCGAAGCCACCTACCAGATCGTCGGCATCGACGAAGCCAATGCCATGGAAGGCCGCATCAGCTGGATTTCGCCGCTGGCGCGCGCCCTGCTCAAGGCGCGCGAAGGCGACACGGTGCGTTTCGACAGCCCCGGGGGCTTGCGCGAAATAGATATCCTCGAAATCCGCTACGAGTAAATCAGGCGCGACGGATCGCGTGATTCGCCCACAGCACCAGGCCGAACAGCACCATCGCCCCGGCCTGATGCGTGGCGGCCAGCGCCACCGGCACCTGCAGCAGCAACGTGGCGATGCCGAGGCTCACCTGCACCGCCAGCCAGAGCGTCAGCAGCACGGCCGCCGGCCGCGCCTCGGGGGTTTCGTTCCAGATGCGCCAGGAGAACCACGGAATCAGCCCCATCAAAACCCAGGCGATCATGCGGTGGTCGAATTGCACGGTGGCCATGTTGGTGAAGAAGTTCAGCCACAGCGGCTCCACCATGAAAATCTCGGGCGGGACGAAATCCCCGTTCATCAGCGGGAAGGTGTTGTAGGCCAGTCCGGCGTGGATGCCGGCCACCAGCGCGCCCGAAAGGACCATGATGAACACCAGCACCACCAGCCAGTTGCCCAGGCGCCGCGTGAGAGTCGGCGCTGGCGCTACGGCGCGCGGTTGCAGCATGCCCAGTCCGGTCCAGCCCATCAGGCCGAACAGCAGGAAGGCCAGCCCCAGGTGCGCCGCCAGCCGGTATTGCGACACGCGCGGGTCGTCGACCAGGCCGCTCTTGACCATGTACCAGCCCATCGCGCCCTGCAGTCCGCCGAGTATGAAGAAGCCGAACACCTTCGCCGCCAGCGCGCCGCGCAGTTTGCCGCGCAGCAGGAACCAGACGTAGGGGACGAAGAACACCACGCCGATAAGGCGGCCGGACAGGCGGTGCGCCCATTCCCACCAGAAGATGAACTGGAAGCCATCCAGCGTCATGTCGTGGTTGCGCTTGATGAATTCCGGCGTCTGCTGGTACTTGGCGAAGAGTTCCAGCCAGTCGGCGTGGGAAAGCGGCGGCAGGGCGCCGATCAGCGGTTTCCATTCGACGATGGAAAGTCCCGAGTGGGTCAGGCGCGTCACGCCGCCGACCACCATTGTCAGGAAAACCATGGCGCAGCAGGCGAACAGCCACCAGGCCACGGCGCGTTGTTGATTGTTTGTATTCATTTGCAGTCTGCCAGCCAGTGTCCCGATTTGCCGCCGGCTTTTTCCAGCAGGCGAATGTCTTCGATGATCATGCCGCGATCCGCGGCCTTGCACATGTCATAGATGGTCAGCAGGCCGACGGAAACCGCCGTCAGCGCTTCCATTTCGACCCCGGTGCGGCCGACGGTCTCCGCCGTCACTTCCAGCGTCACGCGATGGCGCCCGGCATCCAGCGTGAACCCGGCGGCGACGCGGGTCAGCGCCAGCGGATGGCACAGCGGGACCAGGTCGGACGTGCGCTTGCTCGCCTGGATCGCCGCGATGCGCGCGATGCCGAGCACGTCGCCCTTCTTCGCCGAGCCGCTCTCGATCAGCGCAAAGGTGGCGGGGGCCATGCGGATGTGGCCCTGGGCACGCGCCACGCGCGTGGTTTCGGCCTTGGCGCCGACGTCGACCATATGGGCCTGCCCGGCGGCATCGAAATGGGTCAGCGGCGCGGCCGACGGCTTGGAGCGAGCCTTGGGCGGCGGTTTGCGGGGTGGATTCATGAAATACCCTGTCACAACTCGATTTTGCGGAGCCGCTATCATAGCGGTATGAAACTGCATCTGCTCAGCCGCGCTCTGGTTCTGGGTTTCGGCATCGTCGCGGCGCCGCCCTTGTCGGTGGCCGAAGGCCTGCCCGATCTGGGCGAAGCGGCGCAAACCGAATTCTCGCCGGCGATGGAACGCCGCATCGGCGAATCGGTGATGCTGGAGATTCGTCGCGACCCGGCCTGGCTCGACGATCCCGAGGTCAACAGCTATCTCAACCGGATCGGCAATCGCTTGTCTTCGCAAAGCGAGGAAATGCGCCAGGAGTTCGAATTCTTCGCCCTGCGCGACCCGACGCTGAACGCCTTCGCCATGCCCGGCGGCTATATCGGCGTGCATACCGGGCTGATCCTCGCCGCGGTATCGGAATCCGAACTCGCCTCGGTGCTGGCGCACGAAATCTCCCATGTGACCCAGCGTCATCTGGCGCGGCTGATGAACAAGTCGGGCCAGGGGCAGGTGACCAGCCTGCTGGCACTGGCGGTGGCGATTCTTGCCGCGCGCAGCAGTCCCGATCTTGCCGTGGGCGCGGCGATGGCCGGGCAGGGCGCGGCGATCCAGAATCAGCTGAACTACACGCGCGATTTCGAACGCGAGGCCGATCGCATCGGCTTGAGGTTGCTGGAGCGCTCCGGCTTCGACATACGCGGCATGAGCGGTTTCTTCGAGCGCCTGCAAAAGTTCGGCCGCCTCTACGAGAACAATGCGCCCGGCTATTTGCGGACTCACCCGCTGACGACCGAACGTTTGGCCGACATGGGAAACCGGATCCAGAGCCGTCCCTACAAGCAGGTGACCGATTCGCTCGAATTCCAGCTGGTGCGCGCCAAGCTGCGTGCCCAGGAGGGCACCTCGCGCGATGCGGTGACGGAGTTCGAAACCCGGCTCAGGGATCGCAGCTTCGCCGGCAGCGAAACGGCCATGCGCTACGGCCTGGCGCAGGCGCGCCTGCGCGACGGCAATGTCGCCGCGGCGGAAAGGGAGCTGGGCGAATTGCGCCGCCTGAAAGCCGTGTCGCCGATGATCGAGACCTTTGCCGCCCAGTTGCGGCTGAAGCAGGGCGATGCCGCGGGAGCAGTGAAACTGCTGCGCGCCGCACAGCCGCGCTTTCCGCAGGAGCGCGCCATCGCCTACGGCCTGGTCGAGGCGCTGCTTGAGGCCCGCCTGCCGCAGGAAGCGATCAAGGTCACCGAGGACGACCTGCTGAGCTATCCCTCGGACCCGAAAATGCACGGCTTGCAGGCGAAGACTTACTCGCTGCTCGGCAAGCGCCTGCAGCAGCATCGCGCCCAGGCCGAAGCCTATGCCCTGCTGGGCCAGGTGCCGGCCGCGGTCGAGCAACTGGAGCTGGCGCAGAAGTCCGGCGACGGCAATTTCTACGAGCAGTCGCAGGTGGATGCGCGGCTGCGCGAAATGAAGAAACGCATGGCCGACGAAGCGAAGCAGGCCAAACAGAAATAGGCGCCGACATGACTGCTCCCAGGCCCGCCGCGCGGAACGAAGTCCGCGCCGATATTCACACTCTCGCGACGCCGCTGGTGCGCCTCGCAAACGAGCCCTACTATCACGCCACCGGCGACGAAGTGGAGGTGTTCGCCGCTGCCGCCGGCAGCCGCCTGCCGGTGATGCTGAAGGGCCCCACCGGCTGCGGCAAGACGCGCTTCGTCGAGCACATGGCCTGGCGCCTGAAACGGCCGCTGGTCACTGTCGCCTGCCACGACGACCTGACCACCGCCGACCTCGTCGGCCGCTACCTGATCGTCGGCGACGAAACCGTCTGGATGGACGGCCCGCTCACGGCCGCGGTGCGCGCCGGCGCGATCTGCTACCTCGACGAGATCGTCGAGGCGCGCAAGGACACCACCGTGGTGATCCATCCGCTGACCGATTCGCGTCGCGCCCTGCCGGTCGAAAAGCGCGGCGAGTACATCGAGGCGCCGCCTGACTTCATGCTGGTGATTTCCTGGAATCCCGGTTACCAGAGCGTGCTCAAGGAAATGAAGCCGAGCACGCGGCAGCGCTTTGTGGCGCTGGATTTCGACTACCCGCAAGCCGACACCGAAGCGCGCATCGTCGTCCACGAAGGTGGCGTCGATGCCGATACCGCGCAGAAGCTGGTCAAGCTCGGCGGCCTGACGCGCAAGCTCAAGGGTGCCGGGCTCGACGAAGGTGCCGGTACCCGCCTCCTGGTGCATGCCGCGCAACTGATCGCCAGCGGCATGGCACCGGCGACAGCCTGCACGGCGGCCATCGCCCGGCCGCTGGCCGACGAACCCGATACGCGCGATGCGCTCGACGACCTGATCCGCGCCGTGTTCTGATGCTTGAAAAGCAGTTGATCCGCAGATTTCGCAGATTACGCAGATGGAACAATACGCTGGGCGCGACTCACACCTCCCTCATTGAGTTTTCCGGAGATCATCTCTAAGCCGATGAGTTACCGAGTTTTAATCTGTGAAAATCTGCGTCATCTGCGGATAATTGACTGATTCGTCATGAGCGAACGCAAGCTCTTCGCTCACGAACTCGAAGCGCGGCTCGACGAACTGCTGCTGCTTTCCCTGCGCCAGCGTTCCGCCGCGGAGCCGGCAGCGCTGCTCGAAGCCCTGCCGCGCGAGACCCAGGACCGGGTGCTGCACTGGGCGGGGGTCGCGGCACAAACTTCGGACGATCTGGGTTGGCTGATCGCCTCGCTGGCCGCGGAACGGGCGTCCGGGCTCGGCGCGCAACTCGACGACTGGGTGCGTGCCGGGCTCGACGCCTATGATCGCAGCGGTCTTGCCGCCACGCGCAAGGCCTTGAACGAGTTCGCCGAGACCCACGCCGCACGCGTGCGGCATTCGCAGGAAGGCATCGATTTCGCGACGGTCGAAGGCCGCCTGTCGCGCTTTCTGCAGGCGCTCGACGGCCGTGCGCTGAAGCTCGCCAGCGGCCCCAAAGCCTGGACCGACAGCGAAACCCTGTGGCTGCCCGAGCGGCTCGACGTCGCGCCGGATGTCGTCGGCAACCAGCGGCTATACAAGGTCATGGCCGCCCTGCTCTGGGCCCAAACGCGCTTCGGCAGCTTCAACATCGATCCCGAGCCCGAGCTCGAACTCTGGCCCGATCGCGAACGCGGGCTGCGCTGGTTCGCCGTGTTCGAGGCGATGCGCCTGGAGGCCTGCATCGGCGTTGAACTTCCCGGCCTCGCCAGGGACATCGCGCTCCTGCGCGGGCCGTGGCCGGGCAAGTTGGCCGCCGTGGCGGAGAGCCTGGCGCGACCGCGGGCCACGGCGGCCGACAGCCTCGCCTGCATGGCCGAACTGCGAAGAGTCGGCGCTGGCGACACGCCGATTATTCCGCACATCGGCGTCATGGACCCGGTGGCCGCCCGCCGCGTGCGCGCCGCACGCATCGCGCGCGAGCTGGCCGTCGTGCGCCGCGCCCTCAACGTGATCGCGGCGACCGACACCAAGCCGGGCGCCGCGGAAAATTCCGACTATCCGCCGCTGGCGGCGGAAGGCGAGCTGCAGGTGCCCGACCCGCAGGCTGACCTGCTGGCCCTGCCGCCCGCCGCGCGCGAGGCGGCGAAATCGCTGATGCAGGATCTTGGCGAACTTCCTCCCGAAGCGCTGCATGCGGCCGGGCCGGGGGCCTGGCAGCCGGTCGATGGTGGCGACGAGTCCATGACGCCCGGTGTCACCACCCAGCCCGACGCCTTCTACGATGAATGGGACTACCGGCGCGGCTCCTGGCGCCACGGCTGGTGCCATCTGTACGAGATGACGGCGCCGGTCGGCAGGCACGAATGGGTCGACGAAGTGCGCACCCGCCACGCCCACCTGATCCGCAGCATCCGTCGCCGCTTCGAGGCCCTGCGCGGCGAGGACAAGCCGCAGAAGCGCCAGTTCGACGGCGAGGAGATCGATCTCGACGCGCAAGTCGACGCCCGCGCCGACCGCATGAGCGGCGCCGAACCCTCGCCGCGCCTGTTCATCCACCGCCGCCGCATCGAGCGTTCGCTGGCCGTGATGTTCATGGTCGACATGAGCGGCTCGACCAAGGGCTGGGTCAATGACGCCGAGCGCGAATCGCTGGTGCTGCTGTGCGAGGCGATCGAGGCGCTGGGCGACAGCTACGCCATCTACGGCTTTTCCGGCTGGACGCGCACCCACTGCGACATCTATCCGGTGAAGCGCTTTGCCGACCGCTACGATGCCGCCACGCGCCAGCGCATCGCCGGCATCGAGGCCAGGGACTACACCCGCATGGGCGTCGCGGTACGCCACCTTTCCGGCCTGCTGATGCGGCAGAACACGCGGCACAAGCTGCTGGTGACGCTTTCGGATGGCCGCCCCGACGACTACGGCGACGAATACCGCGGCCGCTACGGCATCGAGGACACCCGCCGCGCGCTGCTCGAAGCACGCGAGAAGGGCATCCGCAGCTACTGCGTCACCATCGACCGCCACGGCGCCGACTACCTGCCGCAGCTCTATGGCCCCGCGCACTATTCGGTGATCGACGATGCGAAAAAGCTGCCGCAGAAAATTGCGGAGATCTACCGCAAGCTGACCGGCTGAGGCGGCGCGGCAGACAGCAAGCGACTTGCATTCCTGCAATTCAAAAGCTAATATTCAAACGAATACTTGAATATGGGGAAGGCGATGAGTCGAGTCGATCATTGGGAGCAGGTTTACGCCACGCGCTCCGCTCATGAAGTGAGCTGGTATCAAGTCAAGCCTGAAACGTCGCTGCGGCTGATCGCCAAACTGGGCATGCGACGGGAGGATGCAATCATCGATGTCGGCGGCGGCGCCTCGAACCTCGTCGATCACCTTGTCGATGACGGCTTCCGGTATCTCACGGTGCTCGACATTTCCGCGACGGCCATTGCCGCGGTCAAGGCTCGACTCGGCGATCATGCCGGGCAGGTGACCTGGATGACCGGCGACATTACGGAAACAGCCCCGCCAGGGCCCTACCGCCTTTGGCATGATCGCGCGGTATTTCATTTCCTCACCACGCCCCGGCAGCGCGCACTCTATGTCGCCGCATTGCGAGCGGCCGTGCCAGTGGGTGGCTATGCGATCATGGCTACCTTCGCCGAGGACGGTCCGGCTGAATGCAGCAACCTGCCGGTTTGTCGCTATTCCCCCGACCAGCTGGCTGCCGAAATGGGCGAGGGTTTCGAACTCATCGAGTCGTTGCGCGAAACCCATGTGGCTCCATCTCAGGGCAGCCAGAAGTTCATCTATTGCTGTTTTCGTCGCTGTTGAGGAATTCGCATGCCTGTACCGAAGCCGTCGCCCAAGCTGAAGCTCCTGTCGCATTTCGCGGAGGTGGCGAAGGCATTGGCGCACCCGGTGCGCCTTGAATTGCTGGAGGCGCTCAGCCAGGGTGAGCGCGGCGTCGAAGCGCTGGCGCAAGCATGCGCACAGTCGATTGCCAATACCTCGCATCATCTGAAAATCCTGCGCCTGAGCGGGCTTGCCGTTTCGCGCAAGGAAGGCCTGCAAGTGATCTATTCGCTGGCAGACGACGCCATTCCCGGCGTCATTGCCGCAATTCGCGGCGTGGCCGAGCGGCAAAGCGCCGAAGTGGAGCGCATCGTGCGCGACAGTTTCGAGCGGCGTGATGCACTCGATCCGGTGGGTCGCGACGAACTGCTGGACCGCGTCAAGCGAGGCGAGGTCATCGTGCTCGACGTCCGTCCGCCGCAGGAGTATTCCGCCGGCCACATTCCCGGCGCCGTCAACATCCCCCTCGAAGAATTGTCCCGGCGCCTGGCCAGCCTGTCCAGGAAGCGGGAAATTGTCGCCTACTGTCGGGGCCCCTATTGCCTGCTGGCCTTCGACGCCGTGGCCCAGCTGCGGAAATCCGGCTATCGGGCGCGCCGCTTGCAAGACGGGTTCCCGGAATGGAAGGCCGAACACAGGCCCGTGGCGACGCAGGAAAACGCCTGAAAGAAGGAGAAGTCCGTGAATACCCTGCTGATACTCAATGGAGCCCCCTATGGTTCCGAACATACCTACAACGGCCTGCGCCTCGCCCGTTCGCTGTTGAAGACGGGCAAAACCGACGTGCGTGTGT comes from the Sulfuritalea hydrogenivorans sk43H genome and includes:
- a CDS encoding COX15/CtaA family protein, producing MNTNNQQRAVAWWLFACCAMVFLTMVVGGVTRLTHSGLSIVEWKPLIGALPPLSHADWLELFAKYQQTPEFIKRNHDMTLDGFQFIFWWEWAHRLSGRLIGVVFFVPYVWFLLRGKLRGALAAKVFGFFILGGLQGAMGWYMVKSGLVDDPRVSQYRLAAHLGLAFLLFGLMGWTGLGMLQPRAVAPAPTLTRRLGNWLVVLVFIMVLSGALVAGIHAGLAYNTFPLMNGDFVPPEIFMVEPLWLNFFTNMATVQFDHRMIAWVLMGLIPWFSWRIWNETPEARPAAVLLTLWLAVQVSLGIATLLLQVPVALAATHQAGAMVLFGLVLWANHAIRRA
- the moaC gene encoding cyclic pyranopterin monophosphate synthase MoaC, yielding MNPPRKPPPKARSKPSAAPLTHFDAAGQAHMVDVGAKAETTRVARAQGHIRMAPATFALIESGSAKKGDVLGIARIAAIQASKRTSDLVPLCHPLALTRVAAGFTLDAGRHRVTLEVTAETVGRTGVEMEALTAVSVGLLTIYDMCKAADRGMIIEDIRLLEKAGGKSGHWLADCK
- a CDS encoding beta-barrel assembly-enhancing protease → MKLHLLSRALVLGFGIVAAPPLSVAEGLPDLGEAAQTEFSPAMERRIGESVMLEIRRDPAWLDDPEVNSYLNRIGNRLSSQSEEMRQEFEFFALRDPTLNAFAMPGGYIGVHTGLILAAVSESELASVLAHEISHVTQRHLARLMNKSGQGQVTSLLALAVAILAARSSPDLAVGAAMAGQGAAIQNQLNYTRDFEREADRIGLRLLERSGFDIRGMSGFFERLQKFGRLYENNAPGYLRTHPLTTERLADMGNRIQSRPYKQVTDSLEFQLVRAKLRAQEGTSRDAVTEFETRLRDRSFAGSETAMRYGLAQARLRDGNVAAAERELGELRRLKAVSPMIETFAAQLRLKQGDAAGAVKLLRAAQPRFPQERAIAYGLVEALLEARLPQEAIKVTEDDLLSYPSDPKMHGLQAKTYSLLGKRLQQHRAQAEAYALLGQVPAAVEQLELAQKSGDGNFYEQSQVDARLREMKKRMADEAKQAKQK
- a CDS encoding CbbQ/NirQ/NorQ/GpvN family protein, translating into MTAPRPAARNEVRADIHTLATPLVRLANEPYYHATGDEVEVFAAAAGSRLPVMLKGPTGCGKTRFVEHMAWRLKRPLVTVACHDDLTTADLVGRYLIVGDETVWMDGPLTAAVRAGAICYLDEIVEARKDTTVVIHPLTDSRRALPVEKRGEYIEAPPDFMLVISWNPGYQSVLKEMKPSTRQRFVALDFDYPQADTEARIVVHEGGVDADTAQKLVKLGGLTRKLKGAGLDEGAGTRLLVHAAQLIASGMAPATACTAAIARPLADEPDTRDALDDLIRAVF
- a CDS encoding nitric oxide reductase activation protein NorD is translated as MSERKLFAHELEARLDELLLLSLRQRSAAEPAALLEALPRETQDRVLHWAGVAAQTSDDLGWLIASLAAERASGLGAQLDDWVRAGLDAYDRSGLAATRKALNEFAETHAARVRHSQEGIDFATVEGRLSRFLQALDGRALKLASGPKAWTDSETLWLPERLDVAPDVVGNQRLYKVMAALLWAQTRFGSFNIDPEPELELWPDRERGLRWFAVFEAMRLEACIGVELPGLARDIALLRGPWPGKLAAVAESLARPRATAADSLACMAELRRVGAGDTPIIPHIGVMDPVAARRVRAARIARELAVVRRALNVIAATDTKPGAAENSDYPPLAAEGELQVPDPQADLLALPPAAREAAKSLMQDLGELPPEALHAAGPGAWQPVDGGDESMTPGVTTQPDAFYDEWDYRRGSWRHGWCHLYEMTAPVGRHEWVDEVRTRHAHLIRSIRRRFEALRGEDKPQKRQFDGEEIDLDAQVDARADRMSGAEPSPRLFIHRRRIERSLAVMFMVDMSGSTKGWVNDAERESLVLLCEAIEALGDSYAIYGFSGWTRTHCDIYPVKRFADRYDAATRQRIAGIEARDYTRMGVAVRHLSGLLMRQNTRHKLLVTLSDGRPDDYGDEYRGRYGIEDTRRALLEAREKGIRSYCVTIDRHGADYLPQLYGPAHYSVIDDAKKLPQKIAEIYRKLTG
- a CDS encoding class I SAM-dependent methyltransferase, with the translated sequence MGKAMSRVDHWEQVYATRSAHEVSWYQVKPETSLRLIAKLGMRREDAIIDVGGGASNLVDHLVDDGFRYLTVLDISATAIAAVKARLGDHAGQVTWMTGDITETAPPGPYRLWHDRAVFHFLTTPRQRALYVAALRAAVPVGGYAIMATFAEDGPAECSNLPVCRYSPDQLAAEMGEGFELIESLRETHVAPSQGSQKFIYCCFRRC
- a CDS encoding ArsR/SmtB family transcription factor, translated to MPVPKPSPKLKLLSHFAEVAKALAHPVRLELLEALSQGERGVEALAQACAQSIANTSHHLKILRLSGLAVSRKEGLQVIYSLADDAIPGVIAAIRGVAERQSAEVERIVRDSFERRDALDPVGRDELLDRVKRGEVIVLDVRPPQEYSAGHIPGAVNIPLEELSRRLASLSRKREIVAYCRGPYCLLAFDAVAQLRKSGYRARRLQDGFPEWKAEHRPVATQENA